One window of Corallococcus silvisoli genomic DNA carries:
- a CDS encoding SGNH/GDSL hydrolase family protein, translating into MPRIQIDNLIIFGDSMSDIGNKAATGLGGFANTVGLMQVNELGRFSDGKNWTDFVWEWAGGLSMFRGADPFNEESTAKKESVAATVVHRSLTVDSNEDSGFGRPITYVNYAEGGAMGASDRPSTGLGTFRQQVLRFRAELTRCPLSGTTLFIIWFGLNDLVTNKRDPATMKQVVLEMFGLIRELHIATAGQGHFLLINLPDPADAARYAKKKTEKLVWGFTKGAMSFNALLAEFVGAANPNHFRLVDMFTALKMINASLDRNHLTAGAQAGRVPVNYPHVGPLPAPPLVPGPPIPRLAPPPSSPHARSKPFVAVDAPRFSYRYAPLPPTPVATSDKAHPTQAVYRLMAREIARNIVGRYELGKLSQSIECRGVEPEADAA; encoded by the coding sequence ATGCCCCGCATCCAGATCGACAACCTGATCATCTTCGGCGACAGCATGTCGGACATCGGCAACAAGGCCGCCACCGGCCTGGGCGGGTTCGCGAACACCGTCGGGCTCATGCAGGTCAACGAGCTCGGGCGCTTCAGCGACGGGAAGAACTGGACGGACTTCGTCTGGGAGTGGGCTGGCGGCCTCTCGATGTTCCGGGGCGCGGACCCGTTCAACGAGGAGTCCACCGCCAAGAAAGAGAGCGTGGCGGCGACCGTGGTCCACCGTTCGCTCACCGTGGATTCGAACGAGGACTCCGGCTTCGGCCGGCCCATCACCTATGTGAACTACGCCGAGGGCGGCGCGATGGGGGCCTCCGACCGGCCCTCGACCGGGCTCGGAACGTTTCGCCAGCAGGTGCTCCGCTTCCGGGCGGAGCTGACGCGGTGCCCGCTGTCCGGGACGACGCTGTTCATCATCTGGTTCGGGCTGAACGACCTGGTGACCAACAAGCGAGACCCCGCGACGATGAAGCAGGTCGTCCTTGAGATGTTCGGGCTCATCCGAGAGCTCCACATCGCGACCGCGGGCCAGGGCCACTTCCTGTTGATCAACCTGCCGGACCCCGCGGACGCGGCGCGCTACGCGAAGAAGAAGACAGAGAAGCTCGTGTGGGGTTTCACCAAGGGAGCCATGAGCTTCAACGCGCTGCTCGCGGAGTTCGTCGGGGCGGCCAATCCCAATCACTTCCGGCTGGTGGACATGTTCACCGCCCTCAAGATGATCAACGCCTCCCTGGACAGGAACCACCTGACGGCGGGAGCGCAGGCAGGAAGGGTCCCCGTGAACTATCCCCACGTCGGGCCGCTCCCCGCCCCTCCCCTGGTGCCCGGCCCGCCCATTCCCCGGCTCGCGCCCCCTCCCTCCAGTCCCCACGCCCGTTCAAAGCCATTCGTGGCGGTGGACGCCCCCCGGTTCTCATACCGGTACGCCCCGCTGCCCCCGACCCCGGTCGCGACGAGCGACAAGGCGCATCCCACCCAGGCGGTCTACCGGCTCATGGCCCGGGAGATCGCGCGAAACATCGTGGGCCGCTATGAGCTTGGGAAGCTCAGCCAGAGCATCGAGTGCCGGGGAGTCGAACCCGAAGCCGACGCGGCCTGA
- a CDS encoding GNAT family N-acetyltransferase, with amino-acid sequence MAVPEFQRVVARRLVLRRLRAEDLGALVAYRNDPEVARYQSWTDYDASRGRQLIEDMRGRQPGEPGWFQFAIASRDTDVLMGDCALRVDADDPRLGEIGFTLSREHQGQGLGTEAVRTLLEYVFGTLSLHRVFAVTDAKNTAAATVLERVGMRREGHFIENIFFKGAWGDEFQYALLGREWASTPR; translated from the coding sequence ATGGCGGTGCCGGAGTTCCAGAGGGTGGTGGCTCGGAGGCTCGTGTTGAGGCGGCTGCGCGCGGAGGACCTGGGCGCGCTGGTGGCCTACCGGAACGACCCCGAGGTGGCGCGGTACCAGAGCTGGACGGACTACGACGCGAGCCGGGGACGCCAGCTCATCGAAGACATGCGCGGCCGGCAGCCCGGCGAGCCCGGCTGGTTCCAGTTCGCCATCGCGTCGAGGGACACCGACGTCCTCATGGGGGACTGCGCGCTGCGGGTGGACGCGGATGATCCACGGCTGGGAGAGATTGGCTTCACCCTGTCTCGCGAGCACCAGGGCCAGGGCCTGGGGACCGAGGCCGTGCGAACCCTGCTGGAGTATGTCTTTGGAACCCTGTCCCTGCACCGCGTCTTCGCCGTGACGGACGCGAAGAACACCGCCGCGGCCACCGTGCTGGAGCGCGTGGGCATGCGGCGGGAGGGGCACTTCATCGAGAACATCTTCTTCAAGGGCGCCTGGGGCGATGAGTTCCAGTACGCGCTGCTCGGTCGGGAGTGGGCCTCCACGCCGCGCTGA
- the dusA gene encoding tRNA dihydrouridine(20/20a) synthase DusA, which produces MTALAYPMPLCVAPMMDWTDRHCRYFFRQISRRTLLYTEMVTTGAVLHGKRDRLLGFTPDEHPVALQLGGSEPADLAASARIGEEWGYDEINLNVGCPSDRVQSGRFGACLMAEPDLVARGVAAMREAVRIPVTVKSRIAIDDMEEWPTLEDFVRRVSAAGCTRFIVHARKAWLQGLSPKENRDVPPLRYELVHRLKAEYPHLDITLNGGVKTLDAAAEHLGRVDGVMMGRAPYESPYLLADADRRFFGSTQVPLTRHEVVDAMMPYIETQRSQGAPLGAITRHMLGLFQGLQGARAWRRHLSENAHKDGAGPEVVLAAAAKVPREASLQAVA; this is translated from the coding sequence ATGACTGCCCTGGCCTACCCCATGCCGCTGTGTGTCGCGCCGATGATGGACTGGACGGACCGGCACTGCCGGTACTTCTTCCGCCAGATTTCGCGGCGCACGCTGCTCTACACGGAGATGGTGACCACGGGCGCGGTGTTGCACGGCAAGCGCGACCGCCTGCTGGGCTTCACGCCGGACGAGCACCCGGTGGCCCTCCAGTTGGGGGGCTCGGAGCCCGCGGACCTGGCGGCCTCGGCGCGCATTGGCGAGGAGTGGGGCTACGACGAGATCAACCTCAATGTCGGCTGCCCCAGCGACCGCGTGCAGTCCGGCCGGTTTGGTGCGTGCCTGATGGCGGAGCCGGACCTGGTGGCCCGGGGCGTGGCCGCCATGCGCGAGGCCGTGCGCATCCCGGTGACGGTGAAGTCGCGCATCGCCATCGACGACATGGAGGAGTGGCCGACGCTGGAGGACTTCGTGCGGCGCGTCTCCGCGGCCGGTTGCACGCGCTTCATCGTGCACGCGCGCAAGGCGTGGTTGCAGGGCCTGAGCCCCAAGGAGAACCGGGACGTGCCGCCGCTGCGCTACGAGCTGGTGCACCGGCTGAAGGCGGAGTACCCGCACCTGGACATCACGCTCAACGGCGGCGTGAAGACGCTGGACGCGGCGGCCGAGCACCTGGGCCGCGTGGACGGCGTGATGATGGGGCGCGCGCCCTACGAGTCGCCGTACCTGCTGGCGGACGCCGACCGGCGCTTCTTCGGGAGCACGCAGGTCCCCCTCACGCGACACGAGGTGGTGGACGCGATGATGCCGTACATCGAAACGCAGCGGAGCCAGGGCGCCCCGCTGGGGGCCATCACCCGGCACATGCTGGGCCTCTTCCAGGGGCTGCAGGGCGCGCGCGCCTGGCGCCGCCACCTGAGCGAGAACGCCCACAAGGACGGCGCGGGGCCCGAGGTGGTGCTCGCCGCCGCCGCGAAGGTGCCGCGCGAAGCCTCCCTCCAGGCCGTGGCCTGA
- a CDS encoding squalene/phytoene synthase family protein encodes MSDAPTVTALPFRDDELADLLVRTSRTFALAIPLLDEPLRREVGLGYLLLRVADTLEDAAPWTREARREALAGFESLLQEAPEADAGAMSREWLSRRPSENAGYLDLLGRTPSLLASLDALRPEAGAILRHFVLKTVQGMRKVLAGATAGGQLTLDSLQSLRDYCYIVAGLVGELLTELFVLDPRLAPFSPHLRSLAPLFGEGLQLVNILKDARQDRQEGRLWLPERVRLQDVERLAGEDLVAAARYVRALHLAGAPRDVLAFTTLPLLLAQATLELLVRDGAGAKVSRAVVTAQMNMLHAALERGMLPASVEALAGPPPGGP; translated from the coding sequence TTGAGTGACGCCCCCACAGTGACGGCCCTGCCGTTCCGGGATGACGAACTGGCGGACCTGCTCGTTCGGACGAGCCGCACGTTCGCGCTCGCCATCCCGCTGCTCGACGAGCCCCTGCGCCGCGAGGTGGGCCTGGGCTACCTGCTCCTGCGCGTCGCCGACACGCTGGAGGACGCGGCCCCCTGGACGCGCGAGGCGCGGCGCGAGGCGCTGGCCGGCTTCGAGTCCCTGCTCCAGGAAGCCCCGGAGGCCGACGCCGGGGCGATGTCGCGGGAGTGGCTGTCCCGCCGCCCCAGCGAGAACGCGGGCTACCTGGATCTCCTCGGGCGCACCCCTTCGTTGCTGGCGAGCCTGGATGCGCTGCGCCCGGAGGCCGGCGCCATCCTGCGCCACTTCGTGCTGAAGACGGTGCAGGGCATGCGCAAGGTGCTCGCGGGCGCCACCGCCGGCGGGCAGTTGACGCTCGATTCACTCCAGTCCCTGCGTGACTATTGCTACATCGTGGCGGGACTGGTCGGCGAGCTGCTCACGGAGCTGTTCGTCCTGGATCCGCGCCTCGCGCCGTTCTCGCCTCACCTGCGGTCGCTGGCCCCGCTGTTCGGCGAGGGCTTGCAGCTGGTCAACATCCTCAAGGACGCGCGGCAGGACCGCCAGGAGGGCCGCTTGTGGCTGCCGGAGCGCGTGCGGCTCCAGGACGTGGAGCGGCTGGCGGGCGAGGACCTGGTCGCGGCCGCACGCTACGTGCGGGCCCTGCACCTGGCGGGGGCGCCCCGGGACGTGCTCGCCTTCACCACGCTGCCCCTGCTGCTGGCCCAGGCCACGCTGGAGCTGCTGGTGCGCGACGGCGCTGGCGCCAAGGTGTCGCGCGCGGTGGTCACCGCCCAGATGAACATGCTCCACGCCGCGCTGGAGCGGGGCATGCTCCCCGCGTCCGTGGAGGCGCTCGCCGGCCCCCCGCCCGGCGGCCCCTGA
- a CDS encoding dipeptidase — MTRFPSTLFAALPLTAVLVAPVADACTSMLVTKGATSDGSTFITYAADAHELYGELYYTPARRHAAGAMRDVVEWDTGKFLGRIQELPATYSVVGNMNEHQLSISESTFTGRKELEGPAGLIDYGSLIYIALERAKTAREAIQVMTGLVAEYGYASTGETFSIADPKEAWILELIGKGEGQKGAVWVARKLPDGFISAHANQSRIRQFPLNDPATTLYSPDVISFARAKGWYTGADKDFSFADTYHPLDFGGQRFSEARVWSIFRRAAPSLKLGIEFADGADPSKRLPLWVKPDKKVSVQDAMALMRDHFEGTPLDMSKDVGAGPYAVPYRWRPMTWDVDGKSYVHERAISTQQTGFSFVAQMRSSLPDAIGGVLWFGVDDTFTTVYTPMYAGIRQAPKNFAQGVASRGDFSWDSSFWVFNWVSNQAYGRWSDMIVDVQKAQGELEGQFLADQANVESIAQVLYKRTPEQARQYLTEYSLQQGDKVHSRWRKLGEQLLVKYIDGNVRDATGKVGHPRYPDAWYRRIAADNGKMLESHEKPEPKPQAEPVAAPAPAPAPAAPVQPAAPAQPKPTVAPAP, encoded by the coding sequence ATGACCCGATTCCCCTCGACCCTCTTCGCCGCGCTGCCGCTCACGGCGGTGCTCGTCGCCCCCGTCGCGGATGCATGCACCAGCATGCTGGTGACGAAGGGCGCCACGTCGGACGGCTCCACGTTCATCACCTACGCGGCGGACGCGCACGAGCTGTACGGCGAGCTGTACTACACGCCCGCGCGCCGCCACGCGGCCGGCGCCATGCGCGACGTCGTGGAGTGGGACACCGGCAAGTTCCTGGGGCGCATCCAGGAGCTGCCCGCCACCTATTCGGTGGTGGGCAACATGAACGAGCACCAGCTCTCCATCAGCGAGTCCACCTTCACGGGCCGCAAGGAGCTGGAGGGGCCCGCGGGCCTCATCGACTACGGCTCGCTCATCTACATCGCGCTGGAGCGCGCGAAGACGGCGCGCGAGGCCATCCAGGTGATGACCGGGCTGGTCGCGGAGTACGGCTACGCCTCCACGGGCGAGACGTTCTCCATCGCCGACCCGAAGGAGGCGTGGATCCTGGAGCTGATTGGCAAGGGCGAGGGCCAGAAGGGCGCGGTGTGGGTGGCCCGCAAGCTGCCGGACGGCTTCATCTCCGCGCACGCCAACCAGTCGCGCATCCGCCAGTTCCCGCTCAATGACCCCGCCACGACGCTGTACTCGCCGGACGTCATCTCCTTCGCGCGCGCGAAGGGCTGGTACACCGGCGCGGACAAGGACTTCAGCTTCGCGGACACGTACCACCCGCTGGACTTCGGGGGGCAGCGCTTCAGCGAGGCGCGCGTGTGGAGCATCTTCCGCCGCGCGGCCCCGTCGCTGAAGCTGGGCATCGAGTTCGCGGACGGCGCGGACCCCAGCAAGCGGCTGCCCCTGTGGGTGAAGCCGGACAAGAAGGTGTCCGTGCAGGACGCGATGGCCCTCATGCGCGACCACTTCGAAGGCACGCCGCTGGACATGTCCAAGGACGTGGGCGCGGGCCCCTACGCGGTGCCCTACCGCTGGCGGCCGATGACCTGGGATGTGGACGGCAAGAGCTACGTGCACGAGCGCGCCATCTCCACGCAGCAGACGGGCTTCTCGTTCGTCGCGCAGATGCGCTCGTCGCTGCCGGACGCCATCGGCGGGGTGCTCTGGTTCGGCGTGGATGACACCTTCACCACCGTCTACACGCCCATGTACGCGGGCATCCGGCAGGCGCCGAAGAACTTCGCCCAGGGCGTGGCCAGCCGGGGTGACTTCTCCTGGGACTCGTCCTTCTGGGTCTTCAACTGGGTGTCGAACCAGGCCTACGGGCGCTGGAGCGACATGATCGTGGACGTGCAGAAGGCGCAGGGGGAGCTGGAGGGCCAGTTCCTGGCGGACCAGGCCAACGTGGAGAGCATCGCGCAGGTGCTCTACAAGCGCACGCCGGAGCAGGCCCGCCAGTACCTCACCGAGTACTCCCTGCAGCAGGGCGACAAGGTGCACTCGCGCTGGCGCAAGCTGGGCGAGCAGCTGCTGGTGAAGTACATCGACGGCAACGTGCGTGACGCCACGGGCAAGGTCGGCCACCCCCGCTACCCGGACGCGTGGTACCGCCGCATCGCGGCCGACAACGGCAAGATGCTGGAGTCGCACGAGAAGCCCGAGCCGAAGCCCCAGGCCGAGCCCGTGGCGGCTCCCGCCCCCGCCCCCGCCCCCGCGGCGCCGGTTCAGCCCGCGGCCCCGGCCCAGCCGAAGCCGACCGTCGCTCCGGCGCCCTGA
- the acs gene encoding acetate--CoA ligase: MADTQEIVSVLTESRVFPPPEDFSRRAHIRGMQDYQRLWDEAAKDPEKYWGDRAREELFWKQPFQTVLDWKPPHARWFVEGKTNLAYNCLDRHLPKLHDKPAILFEGEPGDRRTVTYGELSQQVNRLANGLKSLGVKKGDRVGIYMPMVPEAAVAMLACARVGAVHSVVFGGFSAEALQDRMKDAGAKVLLTADGGWRKGAVVPLMKNVEAALPQAPSIEKVVVLTRTGDGKLPQGPKFVAWDALLKAQSDVCEPEWVESEHPLFILYTSGSTGKPKGVLHTTGGYAMNASLTTRWVFDLRDDDIYWCTADVGWVTGHTYVVYGPLMNGVTTVIYEGAPTQPGPDRFWDIIERYKATILYTAPTAIRAFMRLGDAPVKQHDLSSLRLLGSVGEPINPEAWMWYRDVIGGGRCPVVDTWWQTETGGIMVSPLPGATPTKPGSATFPLPGIHAEILDREGKRVPKGQGGLLFVTKPWPSMLRTVYGDPERYVNTYFSELPGMYFTGDGARTDADGYVWLMGRVDDVVNVAGHRLGTAEVESALVAHPKVSEAAVVGRPDDLKGTALVAFVTLKQGHAPSEALKKELATHVGKEIGAIARPDEIRFAEGLPKTRSGKIMRRLLRDVAAGRPSSQDTTTLEDLNVLAALRQGDE; encoded by the coding sequence ATGGCAGACACGCAGGAAATCGTCTCGGTCCTGACCGAATCCCGCGTCTTCCCCCCGCCCGAGGACTTCTCCCGGCGGGCCCACATCCGCGGCATGCAGGACTATCAGCGGCTGTGGGACGAGGCCGCGAAGGATCCGGAGAAGTACTGGGGCGACCGCGCCCGCGAGGAGCTCTTCTGGAAGCAGCCCTTCCAGACGGTGCTGGACTGGAAGCCGCCCCACGCGCGCTGGTTCGTGGAGGGCAAGACCAACCTCGCCTACAACTGCCTGGACCGGCACCTGCCGAAGCTCCACGACAAGCCCGCCATCCTCTTCGAGGGCGAGCCCGGCGACCGCAGGACGGTCACCTACGGCGAGCTGTCCCAGCAGGTGAACCGGCTGGCCAATGGCCTCAAGTCCCTGGGCGTGAAGAAGGGCGACCGCGTGGGCATCTACATGCCCATGGTGCCGGAGGCGGCCGTCGCGATGCTCGCGTGCGCGCGGGTGGGCGCGGTGCACTCGGTGGTGTTCGGCGGCTTCTCCGCCGAAGCGCTCCAGGACCGCATGAAGGACGCGGGCGCGAAGGTGCTGCTCACCGCGGACGGCGGCTGGCGCAAGGGCGCGGTGGTGCCGCTGATGAAGAACGTGGAGGCCGCGCTCCCGCAGGCCCCCAGCATCGAGAAGGTCGTCGTGCTCACGCGCACCGGCGACGGGAAGCTGCCGCAAGGGCCGAAGTTCGTGGCGTGGGACGCGCTGCTGAAGGCCCAGTCCGACGTCTGCGAGCCCGAGTGGGTGGAGAGCGAACACCCGCTGTTCATCCTCTACACCTCCGGCTCCACCGGGAAGCCCAAGGGCGTGCTGCACACCACGGGCGGCTACGCGATGAACGCGTCGCTCACCACGCGCTGGGTGTTCGACCTGCGCGACGACGACATCTACTGGTGCACCGCGGACGTGGGCTGGGTGACGGGCCACACGTACGTCGTCTACGGCCCGCTGATGAACGGCGTCACCACGGTCATCTACGAAGGCGCGCCCACGCAGCCGGGGCCGGACCGCTTCTGGGACATCATCGAGCGCTACAAGGCCACCATCCTCTACACCGCGCCCACCGCCATCCGCGCCTTCATGCGCCTGGGCGACGCTCCGGTGAAGCAGCACGACCTGTCCTCGCTGCGCCTGCTGGGCAGCGTGGGGGAGCCCATCAACCCCGAGGCCTGGATGTGGTACCGCGACGTCATCGGAGGGGGACGCTGCCCCGTCGTGGACACGTGGTGGCAGACGGAGACCGGCGGCATCATGGTCTCCCCGCTGCCCGGCGCCACGCCCACCAAGCCCGGCTCCGCCACCTTCCCGCTGCCCGGCATCCACGCGGAGATATTGGACCGCGAGGGCAAGCGCGTGCCGAAGGGGCAGGGGGGCCTGCTCTTCGTGACCAAGCCCTGGCCGTCCATGCTGCGCACCGTGTACGGAGACCCGGAGCGGTACGTGAACACGTACTTCAGCGAGCTGCCCGGCATGTACTTCACCGGCGACGGCGCCCGCACGGACGCGGACGGCTACGTGTGGCTGATGGGCCGCGTGGACGACGTGGTGAACGTCGCGGGCCACCGCCTGGGCACCGCGGAGGTGGAGAGCGCGCTCGTCGCGCACCCCAAGGTGTCCGAGGCCGCGGTGGTGGGGCGCCCGGACGACCTGAAGGGCACGGCGCTCGTGGCCTTCGTGACGCTCAAGCAGGGCCACGCGCCCTCGGAGGCGCTCAAGAAGGAGCTGGCCACGCACGTGGGCAAGGAGATTGGCGCCATCGCCCGGCCGGATGAGATCCGCTTCGCCGAAGGGCTGCCCAAGACGCGCTCCGGGAAGATCATGCGCCGGCTCTTGCGCGACGTGGCCGCGGGCAGGCCGTCGTCACAGGACACCACCACGCTGGAGGACCTCAACGTGTTGGCCGCGCTGCGCCAGGGCGACGAGTAG
- a CDS encoding NUDIX domain-containing protein, which yields MPEYRNPKPTVDCIIELPGERIVLIRRANPPMGWALPGGFVDEGEPLDHAAVREAKEETGLDVTLEEQFFSYSDPKRDPRLHTISTVFIAKATGEPVGADDAAEARTFTVDALPKDLCFDHGTILSDYLTYKRTGKRRKL from the coding sequence ATGCCTGAATACCGCAACCCCAAACCCACCGTGGACTGCATCATCGAGTTGCCCGGCGAGCGCATCGTCCTCATCCGCCGCGCCAATCCGCCCATGGGCTGGGCGCTGCCAGGCGGCTTCGTGGACGAGGGCGAGCCCTTGGACCATGCGGCCGTCCGCGAGGCGAAGGAGGAGACAGGCCTGGACGTGACGCTGGAGGAGCAGTTCTTCAGCTATTCGGATCCGAAGCGCGACCCGCGGCTGCACACGATTTCGACGGTGTTCATCGCGAAGGCGACGGGCGAGCCGGTGGGCGCGGACGACGCGGCGGAGGCGCGGACGTTCACCGTGGACGCGCTGCCCAAGGACCTGTGCTTCGACCACGGCACCATCCTGTCCGACTACCTGACCTACAAGCGCACCGGGAAGCGCCGCAAGCTGTAG
- a CDS encoding site-2 protease family protein, whose amino-acid sequence MHYLFVLLALGALLIVHELGHLVAARLLGVRVPRFTVGFGPPLLSFRLGGTQFVLGAVPLGASANLQGMNPHRSADEDTTGFGTLGPLKRMAIILAGPVANYAVALGLLFALYSSGTHVVVPLTVGTVLPGSEAARAQLLPGDRLVRVDGKPLASWSDFVSRVADGVGRQLELSVERHGEPRTVTVKPRADERGAGRIGVSQQYVFRTHAPAEAFTQSLVHTGRVASEAMSTLVTMVRGPELVGRAGPGALMRQESSDVASATSSGLDALVRALVAASVALAMLTLVPVPGLDGGRVLLLAIEAVSGRRIPPRVETVAQTAGFLFLSIGIVATAGAEIRRALPSPAPEAPRTGTGGVAASVSAPVLTGSDAGTSPVPPKPVGATAVALAPPGQDAGTPGLAVTPPAAGTGILVQDAGTPASAAVAPPVQDAGAPRVAVVPPQDAGPAGVATSALQDAGALGVASASPAQGTGSNSVASGPPAQDAGALGVASGPPAQGPGSNSVASGSAVPVAGPLGVASGPPGQDSGRPGVATLPLPDGGAPGVASGSPSPSAGKPGLASSPPGQDAGAASPVREAAPVATPAPP is encoded by the coding sequence ATGCACTACCTGTTCGTCCTCCTGGCGCTCGGGGCGCTGCTCATCGTGCATGAGCTGGGGCACCTGGTGGCCGCGCGCCTGCTGGGCGTGCGGGTGCCGCGCTTCACCGTGGGCTTCGGGCCGCCGCTCCTGTCGTTCCGGCTGGGCGGGACGCAGTTCGTGCTGGGCGCGGTGCCGCTGGGCGCGTCCGCGAACCTGCAGGGGATGAACCCGCACCGCTCCGCGGACGAGGACACGACGGGGTTCGGCACGCTGGGACCGCTCAAGCGGATGGCCATCATCCTGGCGGGGCCGGTGGCGAACTACGCGGTGGCGCTGGGGCTGCTGTTCGCCCTGTATTCGTCGGGGACGCACGTGGTGGTGCCGCTGACGGTGGGCACGGTGCTGCCGGGGTCGGAAGCGGCGCGGGCACAGCTGTTGCCGGGAGACCGGCTGGTGCGCGTGGACGGCAAGCCGCTGGCGAGCTGGTCGGACTTCGTGTCGCGGGTGGCGGACGGCGTGGGCCGGCAGTTGGAGTTGTCCGTGGAGCGGCACGGCGAGCCGCGCACGGTGACGGTGAAGCCCCGGGCGGATGAGCGCGGCGCGGGGCGCATTGGCGTGAGCCAGCAGTACGTGTTCCGCACGCACGCGCCGGCCGAGGCGTTCACCCAGTCCCTCGTGCACACCGGGCGCGTGGCGTCCGAGGCGATGTCCACGTTGGTGACGATGGTGCGTGGACCGGAGCTCGTGGGCCGGGCTGGACCGGGGGCGCTGATGCGCCAGGAGTCGTCCGACGTCGCGTCGGCCACTTCGTCCGGCCTGGATGCGCTGGTGCGCGCGCTGGTCGCGGCCTCCGTGGCGCTCGCGATGCTGACGCTGGTGCCGGTGCCAGGGCTGGACGGGGGCCGGGTGCTGCTGCTCGCCATCGAGGCGGTGAGCGGCCGGCGCATCCCTCCGCGCGTGGAGACGGTCGCGCAGACGGCGGGGTTCCTCTTCCTGTCGATTGGCATCGTGGCCACGGCGGGCGCGGAGATCCGTCGCGCGCTGCCGTCGCCGGCGCCGGAGGCTCCGCGCACCGGGACGGGCGGCGTGGCGGCGTCTGTCTCCGCCCCTGTGCTCACGGGGTCGGACGCGGGGACGAGCCCCGTGCCGCCGAAGCCGGTGGGAGCGACCGCGGTGGCCCTGGCGCCACCGGGGCAGGACGCGGGCACACCTGGGCTCGCCGTGACGCCGCCTGCCGCGGGCACCGGGATCCTTGTCCAGGACGCGGGCACGCCCGCCAGCGCCGCGGTAGCGCCGCCGGTTCAGGACGCGGGCGCGCCCAGGGTCGCGGTGGTGCCGCCTCAGGACGCAGGGCCCGCTGGAGTCGCGACGAGTGCTCTCCAGGACGCGGGGGCGCTCGGCGTGGCCTCGGCTTCACCCGCACAGGGCACCGGGTCGAACAGCGTGGCCTCGGGGCCTCCGGCACAGGACGCGGGGGCGCTCGGCGTGGCCTCGGGTCCTCCAGCACAAGGCCCGGGGTCGAACAGCGTGGCCTCGGGTTCCGCGGTGCCAGTCGCCGGTCCGCTCGGCGTGGCCTCGGGTCCTCCGGGCCAGGACTCGGGCAGGCCTGGAGTCGCCACCCTCCCCCTCCCGGACGGGGGAGCGCCCGGCGTCGCTTCCGGTTCTCCGAGCCCCAGCGCGGGAAAGCCCGGGCTCGCCTCAAGTCCTCCGGGCCAGGACGCGGGGGCCGCGAGCCCCGTTCGGGAAGCGGCGCCTGTCGCGACGCCAGCCCCGCCCTGA